From Penicillium psychrofluorescens genome assembly, chromosome: 6, one genomic window encodes:
- a CDS encoding uncharacterized protein (ID:PFLUO_009530-T1.cds;~source:funannotate): protein MSSQRVPIEPQRVDVPLTCSATFLVVSVTSKPDAIQTVQSTLAGLDSLAKNVSIRDLSAQFACTVGIGSEIWDQLTRRPRPAELHPFREIQGKSHTAVSTPGDLLFHIRAERRDLCFEFERQLLDQLGDAVTVVDETVGFRYFDVRDLLGFVDGTANPVGPAVPSSVLVAEEDSSVQGGSYIVVQKYTHDLPGWKNLSAEQQEKIIGRTKLENIELDDAEDGQQQSHKTLNTIEDENGDEQAILRDNMPFGSPGQGEFGTYFIGYTRRLWVIEKMLERMFVGNPPGLHDRILDFSKPLTGTTFFAPSASFLASLESD, encoded by the coding sequence ATGAGCAGCCAGCGAGTTCCCATTGAACCGCAGCGCGTTGATGTGCCTCTCACGTGCTCGGCGACTTTCCTCGTGGTATCAGTAACGAGCAAGCCGGACGCCATCCAAACTGTGCAGTCTACGCTCGCTGGCCTAGACAGTCTCGCCAAGAATGTCTCGATTCGCGATCTCAGTGCCCAATTCGCATGCACGGTCGGAATTGGCAGTGAGATCTGGGACCAACTGACCAGGCGCCCTCGACCAGCGGAGCTACATCCATTCCGTGAGATCCAGGGCAAATCGCACACGGCAGTCTCGACACCCGGGGATCTACTATTCCACATCCGCGCTGAACGGCGAGATTTATGTTTTGAATTCGAGCGCCAGTTACTGGACCAGCTAGGCGACGCAGTGActgtcgtcgacgagaccgTGGGCTTCCGGTACTTTGATGTTCGtgatctcctcggcttcGTCGACGGCACAGCCAACCCCGTCGGGCCCGCGGTGCCGTCCTCTGTTCTcgtggcggaggaagacagCTCCGTACAGGGGGGTAGCTACATTGTCGTACAAAAATATACACACGACCTACCAGGATGGAAGAACCTCTcggcagagcagcaagagaaaatcaTCGGCCGCACCAAGCTGGAGAACattgagctggatgatgccgaggacGGACAGCAGCAGTCACACAAGACGCTGAACACGATCGAAGACGAGAATGGCGACGAGCAAGCTATCTTGCGCGATAATATGCCTTTCGGATCGCCAGGCCAGGGCGAGTTCGGTACATACTTCATCGGGTATACGCGACGTCTATGGGtgattgagaagatgctcGAGCGGATGTTCGTGGGGAATCCGCCCGGTTTGCATGATCGTATCCTGGACTTTTCGAAGCCGCTGACGGGGACAACATTTTTTGCACCGTCGGCTAGTTTTCTGGCGAGTCTTGAGTCGGACTAG
- a CDS encoding uncharacterized protein (ID:PFLUO_009531-T1.cds;~source:funannotate) → MSQALQLSLEHSADVLCLKAESSSSAVINETRRRLMWSCYVMDSWVGSGVNQLTLLEDRDLKLQLPCDGHNFSLGIPCITEVLDEGKVLGFVPRDHIPPHPTQNMGIEGYFIRLVSLRKKVLRYVKHLDIARPPWLAGSEFLLLSAEFDNWRYSLPQSLQWLPDAIYARRESSQLGALTLLWCTYYQTLVDLYRIGMPAIFRIRKNVEFPPDQQGFLKYCRRVCYENAREVSNVISEALRHGIKALADTWLCIIAHDSTKVMLYYMKHNEMAQGEVGDTKALIQRNLDGLIQMRPMVATAEYCVCFCTIGSLSAVARVLMKFTVPLDGQNDDCSWYTASHITRSGKQWEHFRAS, encoded by the exons ATGTCTCAAGCACTGCAGCTGAGTCTTGAACATTCTGCCGATGTGCTTTGTCTTAAAGCagagtcatcatcgtcagcaGTAATCAACGAAACCCGACGACGTCTTATGTGGAGCTGCTATGTGATGGATAGCTGGGTTGGCAGTGGTGTTAACCAACTCACTTTGctggaagatcgagatctCAAACTCCAGCTCCCCTGTGACGGTCACAACTTCTCCTTGGGGATTCCCTGCATCACAGAAGTTTTGGATGAGGGGAAAGTTCTGGGGTTTGTGCCAAGGGATCACATTCCGCCACATCCAACCCAGAATATGGGAATTGAGGGTTACTTCATTCGCCTCGTCAGCTTGCGGAAGAAAGTCTTACG CTACGTGAAGCATCTGGACATTGCAAGGCCCCCTTGGTTAGCAGGCTCCGAGTTCTTGTTACTGTCAGCCGAATTCGACAACTGGCGATATTCCCTTCCGCAGAGCCTACAATGGCTCCCAGATGCCATCTATGCACGCAGAGAATCGTCGCAACTGGGTGCACTCACGCTTCTCTGGTGCACATACTACCAAACACTGGTTGATCTATATCGCATTGGGATGCCTGCCATCTTTCGCATTCGGAAGAACGTTGAGTTTCCGCCTGACCAGCAGGGCTTTCTCAAGTATTGCCGGAGGGTTTGTTATGAGAATGCCCGCGAAGTCTCTAATGTCATATCGGAGGCCTTGCGCCATGGTATCAAAGCTCTTGCTGATACTTGGTTATGCATCATCGCCCATGACAGCACCAAGGTCATGCTTTATTATATGAAGCATAATGAGATGGCCCAGGGAGAGGTGGGCGACACCAAAGCACTAATTCAGAGGAACCTTGATGGACTCATCCAAATGAGACCTATGGTGGCCACTGCCGAATATTGTGTATGTTTTTGTACCATTGGGTCTCTTTCTGCAGTGGCACGGGTGCTGATGAAATTTACAGTGCCTCTCGATGGTCAAAATGATGATTGCAGCTGGTATACAGCCTCACATATCACAAGGAGCGGCAAGCAATGGGAGCACTTCCGAGCCAGTTGA
- a CDS encoding uncharacterized protein (ID:PFLUO_009533-T1.cds;~source:funannotate): MAKRNVLLMIADDLGKQLGCYGNTKIQTPNLDQLASEGTKFDQAFTSTASCSASRSVIYTGLHTHQNGQYGLANGRHHFTTYDHVETAPALFNKHGYSTGLIGKLHVGPSNVYPWEMCAESGSRDVADIADQATAFIERSSAEKKPFFLTIGFIDPHRDRTRSGFGNDGKYDPRVKKIEYSPEDVKVEHFVNDLPGVRFEFSEYYQSISRLDQGVGMVLDGLKKSGLADDTLIVFVSDNGPPFINSKTTLYDAGVCLPMIMKCPGSSAGVTNPNMVSYIDILPTILDWAQYPTPQHPARLGRSILPIVSESTKFEDWGCVFGSHTFHEITNYWPTRFMRNRRFKYHRNIAWRLDFPFAGDIYGSLTWEDIRNSETSPKMIGSRPLKDYFFRPAEELYDIEADPKEVRNLAKDPEYSAILEDMRQAVEKWQRRTEDAWLYRDGVSMLLVRHHLEAGMDVPDRWDFNDDHPDSKDLPAYPKDLPWGAEVGK, from the coding sequence atggccaagagAAACGTTCTTCTTATGATCGCCGATGACCTGGGCAAACAACTAGGCTGCTATGGAAACACCAAAATCCAAACCCCCAATCTCGACCAGCTAGCCTCAGAGGGAACCAAATTTGACCAGGCCTTCACCAGCACGGCGTCTTGCAGTGCTAGTCGCTCTGTCATTTACACCGGTCTGCATACGCATCAGAACGGGCAGTATGGTCTTGCCAATGGCCGGCATCATTTTACCACCTATGATCATGTTGAAACGGCACCTGCGCTCTTTAACAAGCATGGGTATTCAACCGGTTTGATTGGCAAGCTTCACGTCGGGCCATCAAACGTGTACCCCTGGGAAATGTGCGCTGAGAGCGGTAGCCGTGATGTCGCAGATATAGCGGATCAAGCGACTGCCTTTATCGAGCGTTCCAgcgcggagaagaagccTTTCTTTTTGACCATTGGTTTTATTGATCCCCATCGCGATCGTACCCGCTCGGGCTTTGGAAATGATGGCAAGTACGATCCGCGAGTAAAGAAGATCGAGTATTCGCCCGAGGACGTCAAGGTTGAGCACTTTGTCAATGATCTCCCGGGAGTCCGGTTCGAGTTCTCGGAGTACTACCAGTCTATCTCCCGCCTGGATCAAGGGGTCGGCATGGTCCTTGACGGACTGAAGAAATCCGGACTCGCTGACGACACTTTGATCGTCTTCGTCAGTGACAATGGACCCCCCTTCATCAACTCCAAGACAACCCTTTACGACGCGGGTGTCTGTCTTCCGATGATAATGAAGTGCCCCGGCTCATCCGCAGGCGTCACCAACCCAAACATGGTCTCTTACATAGACATCCTCCCCACAATCCTCGACTGGGCTCAGTATCCAACACCCCAGCACCCAGCCCGACTAGGTCGCTCGATTCTTCCCATTGTGTCCGAGTCCACCAAGTTCGAGGACTGGGGTTGTGTCTTCGGCTCGCATACCTTCCACGAAATTACCAACTACTGGCCCACGCGCTTCATGCGCAACCGCCGATTCAAGTACCACCGCAACATCGCCTGGCGGCTCGACTTCCCCTTTGCTGGTGATATCTACGGATCCCTAACCTGGGAGGATATTCGCAACTCCGAGACTAGTCCTAAGATGATTGGATCCAGGCCGCTGAAGGATTACTTCTTTCGTCCCGCTGAGGAGCTTTATGATATCGAGGCCGATCCTAAAGAAGTGCGTAATCTGGCTAAGGACCCTGAGTATAGTGCGATTTTGGAGGATATGCGCCAGGCTGTTGAGAAGTGGCAGCGCCGTACTGAGGATGCGTGGCTGTATCGCGATGGTGTGTCCATGCTTTTGGTGAGACACCATCTCGAGGCTGGAATGGATGTGCCGGATAGGTGGGACTTCAATGATGATCACCCCGATAGTAAAGATCTGCCTGCTTATCCCAAGGACCTTCCCTGGGGAGCGGAGGTTGGGAAATGA
- a CDS encoding uncharacterized protein (ID:PFLUO_009532-T1.cds;~source:funannotate), which produces MGLPRLSNVYLISVLATIGGLIQGFDVSSMSAIIGTPQYKEYFNKPDSVLQGGITASMAGGSLLGSLGSSWTSDRFGRRDSMFIACITWLVGSTLMCAVQNVPMLIVSRVINGFAVGMLTSQGPILIAEISLPHQRGRLISFQQWMITWGILIMYFISYGASFMSGYGSFRLPWALQMIPAIILLCLLPMMPRSPRWLASQDRWEEAIEVLARLHTKGDTLHPIVVAESKEIREKIELERQYQSTSWLELVNSRNIIRVHCGIFTHIWSQMTGTNAMMYYIVYIFQMAGLTGNTALLSASIQYVINVFMTLPALIFIDRLPRRWLFIAGALAMAVLQFTQAGLMASYGHAVPGGLSGSPTVTWKVTNGKASKAIIACSYLFIACYAPTWGPLGWAYPPEIIPLYIRSKAVSLATFFNWACNFALTFFTPPAFQNIQWKIYCVFGTFCVAASIHVFLLFQETRGKTLEEIDEIFEKQSIWAFKARTEPSRFAADIEQAKEELSAGKPAANYVEEAMA; this is translated from the exons ATGGGACTCCCCCGGCTCAGCAATGTCTACCTGATCAGCGTGCTCGCGACCATCGGCGGCCTAATTCAGGGCTTCGATGTGTCCAGCATGTCTGCGATAATCGGCACGCCCCAGTACAAGGAGTACTTCAACAAGCCCGATTCTGTTCTGCAGGGCGGCATCACCGCCAGTATGGCAGGTGGCTCGTTGCTTGGGTCGTTGGGATCATCGTGGACAAGCGATCGTTTTGGTCGTCGCGATTCAATGTTCATTGCTTGCATCACTTGGCTTGTCGGCTCGACCCTAATGTGTGCCGTTCAAAACGTACCCATGTTGATCGTGTCCCGTGTTATCAATGGATTTGCAGTTGGAATGCTCACTAGCCAAGG GCCAATTTTGATCGCAGAGATCAGTCTTCCTCATCAGCGTGGTCGCCTCATATCTTTTCAGCAGTGGATGATTACATGGGGT ATTCTGATCATGTACTTCATTAGCTACGGGGCATCATTTATGAGCGGCTATGGATCCTTCCGCCTACCATGGGCTCTGCAGATGATTCCCGCGATTATATTGCTTTGCCTCTTGCCTATGATGCCGCGCTCACCCCGTTGGCTCGCATCGCAAGATCGGTGGGAGGAAGCTATTGAAGTATTGGCAAGACTTCACACCAAAGGAGATACACTTCATCCTATTGTGGTGGCGGAGAGCAAGGAAATCAGAGAGAAGATTGA ACTTGAACGCCAATACCAGAGCACATCCTGGCTCGAATTGGTCAATTCCCGCAACATTATCCGAGTCCACTGTGGAATCTTCACTCACATCTGGTCTCAAATGACCGGAACTAACGCCATGATGTACTACATCGTCTATATTTTCCAGATGGCCGGTCTCACGGGAAACACCGCCCTGCTGTCCGCATCGATCCAATATGTCATCAATGTGTTTATGACTCTGCCTGCGCTGATATTCATTGACCGACTTCCTCGACGCTGGCTTTTTATTGCAGGTGCTTTAGCTATGGCTGTTCTTCAATTTACACAGGCAGGCCTCATGGCCTCCTATGGTCATGCTGTTCCAGGGGGTCTTTCTGGCTCCCCAACGGTGACATGGAAAGTCACCAACGGCAAGGCGTCCAAGGCCATTATTGCTTGTTCATACCTCTTCATCGCTTGCTACGCGCCGACTTGGGG GCCTTTGGGATG GGCGTATCCACCGGAGATCATCCCATTATACATTCGCAGCAAAGCGGTATCCCTCGCCACGTTCTTCAACTGGGCATGCAACTTTGCTCTTACCTTCTTCACTCCTCCAGCATTCCAAAATATCCAGTGGAAG ATCTACTGTGTATTCGGCACCTTCTGTGTTGCAGCATCCATCCACGTGTTCCTGCTCTTCCAGGAAACACGCGGCAAAACTCTGGAAGAAATTGATGAGATATTTGAGAAACAAAGCATCTGGGCTTTCAAGGCTAGGACCGAACCAAGCAGATTTGCTGCCGATATTGAACAGGCCAAGGAGGAACTAAGTGCGGGCAAGCCTGCAGCGAACTATGTTGAAGAAGCAATGGCATGA
- a CDS encoding uncharacterized protein (ID:PFLUO_009536-T1.cds;~source:funannotate) produces the protein MQTILALSALLPFGLAASSKLNYCSLLGPVFPPPIQLSDSPDFIAATKDLSAILHDAIHGTSSLSSMFKSNETSFTLQIFSAKDESALFESYHTSQAVQAYKAGVKSIDENTVFRIGSASKLITVLLLLIEKGESAFNEPVAKYVPEIREAVAAMRSNTTQQRDAIDFLNWEHVTIGQIASQMSGVLRDYGFLDLAPMISKPASSGLPILPKSEIPPCGTTSACSRTEFFRGLMAGHPVVPAGSTPIYSNAAYQILAYAMETMTGQSYQSMLSKNLIDPLGLKGFSYSAPSASEGIIPDPIYWALNGGGETPAGGLYSSTKDMASIGRAILSNRLLPDCIKRRWMKPDTHTGSLEFSVGAPWEIYSYTKDSRVIDLYTKAGDLGGYSSMLALSPDHNVGFTILAAGVGTTEAVAGLSDVVTNAILPALEDAGKAEAKTKFEGVYKSSQTNTTISISTDEGPGLKVDSWVRDGDNMFTVLSAIEGSSVNSVRLYPTGLLAPGEISFRAIIQDLTASQGIGPITRSCSSWELEDGKVYGNIGIDEFVFTVDSCGKGTGLSPRAWRDYLVHQH, from the exons ATGCAAACGATCCTCGCGTTGTCGGCTCTTTTGCCATTTGGTCTCGCCGCTTCGTCCAAACTCAACTACTGCTCTTTGTTGGGTCCTGTCTTCCCACCTCCTATCCAGCTATCTGACAGTCCGGACTTTATTGCTGCAACTAAAGATCTCTCGGCTATCCTTCACGATGCCATCCATGGCACCTCGAGCTTGAGCTCTATGTTCAAGTCCAACGAAACATCCTTCACGTTGCAAATATTCTCTGCCAAAGACGAATCAGCTCTCTTTGAATCCTACCATACGAGTCAGGCGGTCCAGGCGTATAAAGCAGGTGTCAAAAGCATCGACGAGAACACTGTATTCCGAATCGGCAGCGCCTCGAAGTTGATCACCGTTCTGCTGCTTCTGATCGAGAAGGGAGAGTCCGCGTTCAATGAGCCCGTAGCCAAATACGTCCCTGAGATACGAGAGGCCGTTGCTGCAATGCGCTCCAACACTACACAACAGCGAGATGCAATTGACTTCCTGAACTGGGAGCATGTGACTATTGGTCAAATTGCAAGCCAGATGTCGGGTGTTCTTCGCGACT ATGGCTTTCTGGACCTGGCGCCTATGATTTCGAAACCGGCGAGTTCGGGCCTTCCGATTCTCCCCAAGTCAGAGATCCCTCCTTGTGGTACCACTAGCGCGTGCAGCAGAACCG AGTTCTTCCGCGGTTTGATGGCTGGGCATCCCGTCGTGCCGGCTGGGTCCACACCTATTTACTCGAACGCTGCATACCAGATTCTTGCGTATGCAATGGAAACCATGACCGGCCAAAGCTACCAGTCTATGCTTTCCAAAAACCTCATAGATCCGCTTGGTCTTAAAGGCTTCAGCTACAGTGCGCCAAGTGCATCGGAGGGCATTATCCCCGACCCAATATATTGGGCTCTAAATGGCGGCGGCGAAACACC AGCGGGTGGTCTCTACTCCTCTACCAAGGACATGGCAAGCATTGGCCGTGCTATCCTTAGCAACAGATTACTCCCAGATTGTATCAAGAGACGGTGGATGAAGCCTGATACGCACACGGGCTCCTTGGAGTTTAGTGTGGGTGCTCCATGGGAGATCTACTCATACACGAAGGATTCGAGAGTGATTGATCTGTACACCAAGGCCGGCGATCTGGGAGGCTACTCATCAATGCTTgctctttctccagatcacAACGTGGGCTTCACTATTTTGGCCGCCGGTGTAGGAACTACGGAGGCTGTCGCAGGCCTTTCAGACGTGGTGACTAACGCGATCCTTCCAGCTTTGGAGGATGCCGGGAAAGCAGAAGCCAAAACCAAGTTCGAGGGTGTTTACAAGTCGAGCCAGACGAACACTACTATTTCAATCAGCACTGACGAGGGGCCCGGTCTGAAAGTGGACTCTTGGGTCCGGGATGGTGACAACATGTTCACCGTGCTCTCGGCTATCGAGGGAAGCTCTGTGAACAGTGTCCGTCTCTATCCGACAGGACTGCTCGCTCCAGGCGAGATTTCGTTCCGCGCAATTATTCAGGATTTAACTGCCTCGCAAGGCATCGGTCCTATCACCCGTTCGTGCTCGAGCTGGGAGTTGGAAGATGGCAAGGTCTATGGAAACATTGGAATAGATGAGTTCGTCTTTACTGTGGATTCTTGCGGCAAGGGAACGGGACTGTCGCCTCGCGCCTGGCGGGACTACCTCGTCCACCAGCATTGA
- a CDS encoding uncharacterized protein (ID:PFLUO_009535-T1.cds;~source:funannotate), producing MSECPVKKNNSANVAGGGTRNRDWWPEGLKLNILRQHTDVTNPMTKDFDYAAAFKNLDYWAVKKDLHALMTDSQDWWPADFGHYGGLFIRMAWHSAGTYRVFDGRGGGGEGQQRFAPLNSWPDNVSLDKARRLLWPIKQKYGNKISWADLLLLTGNVALESMGVKTFGFAGGRPDKWEADESVYWGAETEWFGNAERYTHESDADKSRQSDINTRDPENPLAAVVMGLIYVNPEGPNSVPDPVAAARDIRITFGRMAMNDEETVALIAGGHTFGKTHGAASADNVGTEPEGAGLEQQGFGWTNGHASGKGKDTITSGLEVIWTKTPTKWSNDFLDYLFKFEWELTKSPAGANQWVAKDADAFIPDAHDPNVKHKPRMLTTDLSLRFDPAYEKIARRFHENPQQLHEAFVRAWFKLLHRDMGPRARWLGPEIPQETLIWEDPVPAVDHPLIDEADIAALKKEILASGLAPTKFISTAWASASTFRGSDKRGGANGARIRLAPQKDWDINNPAQLREVLSVLEDVQRRFNSSQSGNKKVSLADLIVLAGSAGLEKVSGHPVPFTAGRTDASQEQTDVDSVQYLKPYADGFRNYGKSTPRVRTEQFLIDRAHLLTLSAPELTALIGGLRTLNLNYDGSAHGVFTQRPGQLSNDFFTNLLDMDTVWKAATPDSELFEGVDRKTGQKKWTATRSDLVFGSHAELRAIAEVYGSSDGQEKFVKDFIAAWDKVMNLDRFDLASSAGSGRARL from the coding sequence ATGAGTGAATGTCCCGTTAAAAAGAATAACAGCGCCAATGTCGCTGGTGGCGGCACCAGGAACCGTGACTGGTGGCCCGAGGGGCTCAAGCTGAACATCCTGCGCCAGCACACCGATGTCACCAATCCTATGACCAAGGACTTCGACTATGCCGCTGCTTTCAAGAACCTGGACTACTGGGCCGTCAAGAAGGACCTGCATGCCCTGATGACCGACTCGCAGGACTGGTGGCCTGCCGACTTTGGCCACTATGGCGGCCTGTTCATCCGGATGGCCTGGCACAGCGCCGGAACCTACCGTGTCTTCGATGGCCggggtggcggtggtgagggaCAGCAGCGCTTTGCGCCCCTCAACAGCTGGCCGGATAACGTCAGTCTGGACAAGGCTCGTCGTCTGCTCTGGCCGATCAAGCAGAAGTACGGCAACAAGATCTCGTGGGCTGATCTGCTCCTGCTCACTGGCAACGTCGCCCTGGAGTCCATGGGCGTGAAGACCTTTGGGTTCGCTGGCGGTCGTCCTGACAAGTGGGAGGCCGACGAGTCCGTCTACTGGGGTGCCGAGACGGAGTGGTTCGGCAATGCCGAGCGCTACACCCACGAGTCGGATGCCGACAAGAGCCGCCAGAGCGATATCAACACGCGTGATCCCGAAAACCCTCTGGCCGCCGTCGTCATGGGCCTGATCTACGTCAACCCCGAGGGCCCCAACAGCGTTCCCGATCCTGTTGCGGCCGCGCGTGATATCCGCATTACCTTTGGCCGCATGGCCATGAATGACGAGGAGACCGTTGCTCTGATTGCCGGTGGTCACACCTTTGGCAAGACGCACGGTGCCGCTTCCGCTGATAATGTCGGCACGGAGCCCGAGGGCGCTGGCCTTGAACAGCAGGGTTTCGGCTGGACCAACGGCCACGCCTCTGGCAAGGGCAAGGACACCATCACCAGCGGCCTGGAGGTGATCTGGACCAAGACCCCCACCAAGTGGAGCAACGACTTCCTCGATTACCTCTTCAAGTTTGAGTGGGAGTTGACCAAGAGTCCCGCTGGTGCCAACCAGTGGGTGGCTAAGGATGCGGACGCTTTCATCCCCGATGCCCACGACCCCAACGTCAAGCACAAGCCTCGCATGCTGACCACCGATCTTTCTCTGCGTTTCGACCCGGCCTATGAGAAGATCGCCCGCCGCTTCCATGAGAACCCGCAACAGCTTCACGAAGCCTTTGTTCGTGCTTGGTTCAAGCTGCTTCACCGTGACATGGGCCCCCGCGCACGCTGGCTCGGTCCCGAGATCCCCCAGGAGACTCTGATCTGGGAAGACCCGGTCCCCGCCGTGGACCACCCACTcatcgacgaggcggacATTGCTgcgctgaagaaggagattCTGGCTTCCGGCCTCGCCCCCACGAAGTTCATCTCGACCGCGTGGGCCTCCGCTTCTACCTTCCGTGGCAGCGACAAGCGCGGCGGTGCCAACGGTGCCCGAATCCGCCTGGCTCCCCAGAAGGATTGGGATATCAACAACCCGGCccagctgcgcgaggtcCTGTCCGTCTTGGAGGATGTCCAGCGCCGCTTCAACAGCTCCCAGAGTGGAAACAAGAAGGTCTCCCTGGCCGATCTCATCGTCCTGGCCGGAAGCGCCGGTCTCGAGAAGGTTTCTGGCCACCCCGTCCCCTTCACCGCGGGCCGCACCGATGCCTCGCAGGAGCAGACCGACGTGGACTCCGTGCAGTACCTGAAGCCGTATGCCGATGGCTTCCGCAACTACGGCAAATCCACTCCCCGTGTCCGCACCGAGCAATTCCTCATCGACCGTGCTCACCTGCTCACCCTCTCCGCTCCGGAGTTGACCGCTCTGATCGGTGGTCTGCGtaccctcaacctcaactACGACGGCTCCGCGCACGGTGTCTTCACTCAGCGCCCTGGCCAGCTGTCCAACGACTTCTTCACCAACCTGCTGGATATGGACACCGTCTGGAAGGCAGCCACCCCCGACTCCGAGCTCTTCGAGGGCGTGGACCGCAAGACGGGCCAGAAGAAGTGGACTGCTACTCGCTCCGATCTGGTCTTTGGCTCACACGCTGAGCTGCGCGCCATCGCTGAGGTGTACGGTAGCTCTGATGGACAGGAGAAGTTCGTCAAGGACTTTATCGCTGCTTGGGACAAGGTCATGAACCTTGATCGCTTCGACCTGGCCTCCTCGGCTGGCTCGGGCCGCGCTCGTCTGTGA
- a CDS encoding uncharacterized protein (ID:PFLUO_009534-T1.cds;~source:funannotate), which produces MGILALVEDRPTPKAVYNWRIYLLAAIASCGSNMIGYTSAFIGTTITLKSFEQEFDLTNAHTTQAQRDLISENIVSLFIAGAFFGALLTYGVSHVCGRKWSLVIASAIFTLGGGLQLGANHARGLGIMYAGRVLSGLGTGIASNVIPVYLSELAPPAIRGRLVGMYELGWQIGGLLGFWINYGVEQHMNPSHEQWIIPFAIQIVPSGMLFLGALWMKESPRWLFLKGYRDKAMQNLCWVRQLDATDIYIQEEVAAIDQALEYQRVTIGIGFWKPFQAVATRSNVMWRLFIGCMLFFWQNGSGINAINYYSPTIFTSIGVSNANVGLTTGIFGVVKAFMTIVWLLFLVDQLGRRNLLLGGAITGSICMWIIGAYICVTKPQAHPSSHLNSGGIAAIFFFYLWTAVYTPTWNGTPWVINSEFFDPNFRSLAQAATTASNWLFNFLVSRFTEQMFATMHYGVYFFFASLSFLAFFFAFFFVPETSGIPLEKVDRLFECKPVWKANAILKAQLKDEEEEFRFDVKQGSVHQENDEQEQQEQQA; this is translated from the exons ATGGGCATTCTCGCGCTCGTCGAGGACCGGCCGACGCCGAAGGCCGTCTACAACTGGCGAATCTACCTACTCGCCGCTATTGCATCATGCGGCTCTAATATGATCGGATATACGAGTGCCTTCATCGGTACGACGATTACTCTCAAGTCCTTCGAGCAAGAGTTCGACCTCACAAACGCCCACACGACGCAGGCACAACGAGACTTGATCAGTGAGAACATCGTGTCTCTCTTCATTGCCGGCGCCTTCTTCGGAGCACTGCTAACCTACGGCGTGTCGCATGTCTGTGGCCGCAAATGGAGTTTGGTCATTGCTTCAGCTATCTTCACCCTCGGTGGTGGCCTGCAATTAGGCGCCAATCATGCCCGAGGACTTGGTATCATGTATGCTGGGCGTGTGCTGTCTGGTTTAGGCACCGGCATCGCGTCGAATGTCATTCCTGTCTATCTTTCCGAACTGGCACCCCCTGCTATTCGTGGCCGGTTGGTCGGAATGTATGAACTGGGCTGGCAAATTGGTGGACTGTTGGGGTTCTGGATCAAC TACGGTGTGGAGCAGCACATGAACCCTAGCCACGAGCAATGGATCATCCCGTTTGCCATCCAGATCGTCCCATCGGGAatgctcttcctcggtgccCTCTGGATGAAGGAATCTCCCCGCTGGCTCTTCCTCAAGGGCTATCGAGACAAGGCGATGCAAAATCTCTGCTGGGTGCGCCAGCTAGATGCTACGGACATCTACATTCAGGAGGAAGTTGCAGCCATTGACCAAGCACTGGAATACCAGCGGGTCACTATCGGCATCGGTTTCTGGAAACCCTTCCAGGCAGTCGCCACCCGCAGCAACGTGATGTGGCGCCTGTTCATCGGATGTATGCTGTTCTTCTGGCAGAACGGATCGGGAATTAACGCCATCAACTATTATTCCCCGACCATTTTCACCAGCATCGGGGTGTCGAATGCCAACGTGGGTCTGACCACCGGTATCTTCGGTGTTGTCAAGGCCTTCATGACCATTGTATGGCTGctgttcctggtcgaccAGCTCGGGCGCAGAAATCTGCTTCTCGGGGGTGCCATCACGGGCTCGATCTGCATGTGGATTATTGGCGCCTATATCTGTGTCACCAAGCCGCAGGCCCATCCTAGCAGCCACCTCAACAGCGGCGGTATCGCTGctatcttcttcttctacctATGGACAGCCGTGTACACGCCGACCTGGAACGGCACACCGTGGGTTATCAACTCG GAATTCTTCGACCCCAACTTCCGATCGCTGGCGCAAGCCGCCACAACAGCCAGCAACTGGCTCTTCAACTTCCTCGTCTCCCGATTCACCGAGCAGATGTTTGCAACAATGCACTACGGTGTGTATTTCTTTTTCGCTTCGCTGTCCTTcctggctttctttttcgccttcttctttgtccCGGAGACAAGCGGTATCCCGCTGGAAAAGGTCGACCGTCTGTTCGAGTGCAAGCCTGTCTGGAAGGCCAACGCGATCCTGAAGGCTCAACTTaaggacgaagaagaggaattTCGATTTGACGTCAAGCAAGGTTCTGTTCACCAGGAGAACGATGAGCAGgaacaacaagaacaacagGCATGA